Below is a genomic region from Zea mays cultivar B73 chromosome 9, Zm-B73-REFERENCE-NAM-5.0, whole genome shotgun sequence.
TCAAAAATCAATTCTAGCATTTGTTGACATATAAACGAAGCAAACAATTGCACTGCCGAACTTACGACGTGTTTGGTTTACGGAATCCTGCGTCCGAGCCTCGATTAGTTGTTTGGTTTGACGAAGTGAACTAATCTGTCCGCCATACGATTGCACCCTGCGCTAGTATATTCGCGACATCTACTCATTCCTCTAGAAATAGTCGAACGAACACATGCCGAATACACTAATACCAGACAGGGTCACTCCTCAAACCAAATAGCCTATTAGAAGTGTTACGTATTGCGTCCTCCCGCCTTTACAGCTCTGCACCTAATGTTGAAAGCTAAAtatgtccagtgaattatatcTTGTAAAAAATGAGTTTGCATTCATAAAAAATCATGTAAATTCTTGTAAGGGCTAGTTTAGAAACACCATTTTtctaagggatttctattttcctaagaaaaaataaactaattttcttaGAAAAATGAAAATCTCTTGGAAAGATAGTGTTACTAAACTAGCCCTAAGCTATGTTGTACAGCTTCCATCATTTTCACCTCTAAGGTCATGAGACGTTGGTCGCATTCCTTTCACCTAATTCAGTCTTGAGTTTCATATGACCTTTTATGGTTAACTACTAAAATGATGCTAAGGTGCTGTTTGGTTTACATATTTATAACGTGATTGATAACCGATAATATTAAATCATATTTGTTTAGTACTAACCGTAATCGGATACCACATTAGAAACTAATACTAGTCTATTCAACTTTGTTATCACTGATAATCATTATCGTTGTTTGAACCAAACATTCCGGTGTACCAAACACGCGGACGTCAGGCGATGCTGGGAGAAGGATCAGCATCGGAAACCATTCATCTTTCGCACATGCGATGCGATGCGCTTTGCCCTTTGTTGTACTGCCTGCTTCTCGCTGGCCACCATCCAAAGGGAGCGTCAGAGACTGGACGCAGCACCGACACAAGAATGTTCTTATGCGATCTGTCCCTGCCCGCGGCCTGGGCCTGCCTTGCCTTGCCTTGCCTTTTGGGGGGACTGGATGTTCTCAGAGCTCATCTTCCCCAGACGAGAAACCACCACGGTTCCAGTTAACTGTCCGATGTAATCGCAGTAGCACCCGTGTGTTTCCCTGCGCCCGTTTCCGTGGATCAGCTCTCTTGTTAATTCAGAAGGGATCAGAGGATTCAGAGCGCAAAAATGCAAGACGCGGTGAAATTCAGAGCCAGCTTTTGTGCCGCTTGACTCACCGGTCGTGTTCACCTTTTGGTGGATCTGCCATGGTTTGGTTTCTGTTAAGCTAATGATGCTTGCTGCTTGCAGCACGGGCACTCCTGAGTCCTGACTCCTGAACCCGGGTTGAAAGGAGAACAAAAACTAGGTGAAAGGATTTAAAATGCAAGCTTTACTGTAGCTGCGCGTGCTCCCCTCTGCTCTGTCAAAATTTGACTCACGCTGACCAGCCTGGTTGGTGACTGTGTGAGTGGcaccattattattattattattattattatttcgaCCGCAATGAGTAGCATGCAGTGTGGCACAGTGCATGCGAAGTTTCCATGGTATAGTTAGCTCTGCGCTGTTCATAAGAACATACAGCCCTTGGTAAATTCTTTGCCTTCGCATGAAAAGGTGTTGTGGATCGTTTTTTTTAATTTTGATAAATAGATAAACAACATATGCAACGCTTTTAAGTCGCGTTTTTTTAATTAAAGCCTTCTCCAAACCCAAACACGCcttgaaaaaggaaaaaaaagagatTGAGAAAAGAAACAAAAAAGAGGAGGATACTTGTGGCTACTGCCTAGCTCTGCTATAACTAGGTATGATAATAGATCACGATCCAATTATCTCTTCATAAAAAGTTAGAATCCTTAAATAATTTAAGTTAAAAACTGAATAAGAATAGGCATGATCATAATTCGATTCGATTTTTAAAGTTTATGATGTAAAATATAGAGTGCATTACCACCCTAACTACAACAGCGATAGCCACATTGCAGCTACTGTCCCACCAGCTTGTAAACAATGGTTACAGAAAGAATACACTAGTGTAGAATACAGAATACGTGTCATACACATGGAAACACGGTGCAGCTCCCAGAAGAACAGCTCACATAATTTTCATGAACGAAAACGAAACAGCATGGGAAGAGCAGGATTTTAGAAATGCATCCgggcctccggggggcttccaccCGCCTTCTCATCACATGCTACCGTGTGCCACGCATGCATTCATCAGCTTCGGCAGCACCTGCGGCAGGCAGGCAGTTGCTGCTAGTCAACTGTGCCAGCGCCACTTGATGCTACTAAGGCTGTCCGCAGTCACAAACTCTATGCAATACTCTACACAGTTGGAGTCAAGCTTGCAGTAGGAAAAGCGGTGCAGCGGAAAGCGCTAAAGGCTACGGTAAAATAGGACGGCCAAGGAAAACGCTAAGGATAGAGTGCGTACCTCTTTACTCTATGTCCACGCGGCAGCACATGCGGCAGCACACGTGAGGAGGTAGTTGTGTGTGGGAATAGATAATAATTGTAAAAAATTAATATAATATATGGTAGTAGGTATAGAGTTGAGATATAGAGTAAATATGACTGCGGAAGATTGTAAGATAGAGTAGAGAATCTCGCTGACCAGGATAGAATATTCCTTTTAGAGTAAAAATTTAGAGTTGTATGAGTGCGGTTAGCCTAAGCTCATGCCATGCAGTGCTACTCTATTATGCCAGCAGTCATCTCACTTTCTTATACGAGCTACTAGGGACATGACATGATGTGTTGTTTATCTTATGAGACAGGCCTGCGCGCTTCGTTTGTCTGCATCCACCAGTTCTTGCAGCTGAAACAATCAGGGCCGGTTCTCAGCTTTAAATCTGTGTCCTGGGGTGATTTTTTATTTCTTTCCATCAAGAGGAGGCAGCGAGGTGCACAGATGCTAACAAGATCTGGAATTTTCATTGAAATCCATCACCCTCGACCAACCTGGCCTACCAGAACAGCTACTCTTCTTTATTGCTCATGAGTGGCTTCCAAGTTCCTCCTCCACCACTGTTCAACCTCTAAAGCAAATCACCGAGAACGAATCCCTCTTATACTCTGCTATGTTTGAGTCAGACCAATGCAACTCCTACAGACCTACACACACGTATTTTCCTTTTTATACAGCTTCCTGCTTGCTTTGCGACCACTACAGCAAGCAATCTaagaaacaaaacaaaacaaaacaaaagcaTACAAGAAATCAGACGAgcacaaaaagaagaagaaaatccAATCTTGTGTGTAGTGTGTTGAACTTGAACCAACGTGCAAACCAAATGCGGATCACGAATGGCTCCCGTGCCCCCCGCCGGCGACCCAGACCATCGCCGCCCTAGCCACCGACGGTGGCATCTCTTCTGTCAGAGACGAGACGGCATTGTCGCCGCCGGGGCTTCCCGCCTCGACGTCGAAAGGTTCCTCGTCCCTGCGGTGCCACTTGCAGGCGCTCGAGGCGATCGCCGGCCACCGGAACGACGCGGCTCGTCTCTGGCCGGGCCGGCGGCCGTCCTCCTCTCTCCCGGCGGCCGACGCCATCCAGATCTTGGACGTGGAGAAGCTGTCCTTGCTGAGGCTCGCGGCGGCCTCCGTGACGGCCGTCTCCCACGCGCCCGCCTTCCTGGGGCACCCGAGGTCGCACGCCGACAGCGCGTGGCGGCGGCGCGACGGCCTCGGGCTCGCGGGCCTCCTCTTGGGGGTTGTTGCCTTGACGGTGACGCGGAGCGCGGCGTGGTCGTCCATGACGTACTCGTAGGATCCCATGGACAGGCACCTCCTCTGCCCGAGGCTTCCCCTGCCACTGCTGTTGCCGCTACCCGTGCCGTCGCCCGCCGCCAGGTCCCTGGCGCTGGCATTGCCGTCGAAGCACCGGAGCTTGCCCAGCTTCACCTCCACGACCTCCTCCGCGTGCTTGGGTGACTCGTCGCCGTCTCCGGCTCCCGGATCCTCGTCGGCGGGCGTCTCGGCGAGGCCGTACGAGTGGGGCACGAGCAAggacggcggcggggacgggctgGAGTAGTAGTAGTCGGCCTGGGGGGCGAGGATGCTGGCGCGGCAGAGCGGGCACGTGGAGTGCGACAGCAGCCAGGCGTCGATGCAGGGCACGTGGAACGCGTGGCCGCACGTCGGGAGCAGGCGGAGCTTGTCGTCGTCGGCGAACTCGCAGAGGCAGACGGCGCAGTCGAACGGCTCGTCGGCGTCCTTGGCGGCGCGGCGGCCGACGGCGACGGCGCGGTAGGGGAAGACGGGCAGCGCGTCGATGAAGGCCTGGTCGACGCCCGCGTCGTGCAGGTGGAAGAGCTGCTGGAGCTGGCCCTGGAACGCCGTGGGGCTGCTGCCGTCGGGCGCCGCGGCGTCCCCGacccgccggcgccggcgcgccCGGCGCAGGCGCAGCAGGTTCTGCGCCAGCAGGTTGAGCAGGCCGAAGATGAAGAAGACCATGGCCAGGATCGCGATGAGGAGGAGCACCCCCGGGCTCAGCTTCCGCTCGATGGCGGGAgaccccggcggcggcggcggcgcgggaggAGCGTCCATTCCTGGTTTCTTGCTCCCTCCGCACCAGCTGTGATCACTGGACCGCCACCGCGACGCCGACGAAGAGGGACGCGACGTGGTTTGTTGTCTACGGGAGACGCGGCATGGCGCGAGACCACGGTGTGGAGTGTGAGTGGGGCGGGGATTTGGCCTTTGTTTGGGACTCGGGAGAGGGTTGGTGACGGACTTGACGGACACACCGTGACACCGACGGACGGCGATGCAACAGAGTGGCAGAGCGGTGATGGTCAAAGGGTTCGTTAGGGTGGGGGATCCGAGGATGAGGAAGCCAGTGGAGTTCAGGCCTGCAAATCTGCAACCAAATACTACTCCCTATCCCTAGTATTCAGAATGCAGAAAGCCTGCGCCGCAGCTGCTGCAGGCTGCCGGTGCCGGCACAAGAACTTTTCTTTCTGCTTTTCCTGATGGGTACTGTCACTGTGCGTGCCTGCAGTGATGCCGGCTGGTTGCTTGTGTCTGTAATGTAAAGCCGCTGCTGCTCTGATTAACGGGTAGCAAAGGCAAATCAATAGGAGAGCGAGCTCTGTGATGACTCGACCAGCCAGCGCCCATCTGGGAGTCGAGCAAGAGACACCGTACCCATCGTGAACCAGATGGTGCACTGTTGCTGTATTATTAGTGTGGTCGTGACCCTCCAAACGCGACATGTCAACAGTGAGCGGACGCTGGCCTTGTCGAAAAGCTAAGCTGGGACGCTGGAGCCACAGCACAGCAGCAGTACTGCCTGTCTTCATTCTGGGCTTCTGTCCATGTCCCCTCCACGCCTCCCGTATCTGCCACCGTTTCCATTGCCGCCGGTGACGAGTCTTCGGCCCATGGGCTTGACCAGAGTTTGCTCGCCCGGAGAAGCAACACGGGCTTTCCTCCTGCCTGCCACAGACTGCCGAGCCCATACCACCCACCGCCGACTAGTGCCAGGAAAATGGCTGTTTTCTTTTTTCATCGTAGGACCATAAACATTGGTTCAGCGGCCAATGGTCGTGGACTAGTCCGACGATGGAAGTTCCTCTCTGAGTGTTTTTGTGTAGCGTCGGACGATTAAAAAAACTTCGAATGAAAGAGTAGTGTGGTCTTTTCTTTCGTTTTGTCCATTACTTAGAGCTGTTTTCTCAAACAGGATACCAAATCAGCTCCAGCTCCACCGGTGGAGCTGTTTGTGTAAAGTGAAGCCATGCTACACGGGAGAGCTCTGTCTCCCCTCCCTCATGGCCACGCCACTTTGaaagctcctgctcctgctcctggaaaGCAGCCTGCCTGCACCCGTGAACCGCCACCGCCGGAATGAAGCCTCTACAGCGACCGAGCATATATAATATACTCGTGTCGTGTATCTTCAACTCCAGCTAGCGGCTAAGAATAAACGGGGCTAAATTATAGGAACCTCGCTCCATCAACATCGCCTCGGCACCAAGCCAATGGCTACTTATAGcatctcccctttctctctcgtcCCCTCCTTGGTCCCTCGGCACGCGCCGGCCGCCTCCGCCCATCGCCGTGCTGCCATGCCATCACTGCCGAGAAGACGATCTTGCAAGGACGCCATCGCATAAAAGGagatcagcaggaggtggagccaACCGACGACGGATCGGTCCCTGCGACGGAATAGACCGAGACCTAGCATTGGCCGCGCGCCGGAGTGGGCTGCACTGCAGTGCAGGTGGGTCTCGCATCGCACGCGAGGAGGATGTAGGCTGTCGACGCCCGGGAGAAAAGGTGAAGGTGGAGCGGGTGGGCAATGAGCCGGCACCTGCACCGCTGCTTCGCGTCCACGGGGACCATGTTCCTGTGGGCGCTCTTCCTGGTGGCCATGACGGCCACGTACCTGAGCGTGCACTCCTTCGTCGACAGCACCTCCCCGCGCTACTTCGCGGCGTCCTGGGGCGGGCTGCACTGGGAGCGCCAGATCCGGGCGTCGGCGTCGCCGCGGCGGCGGTCGGCGCCTGGGGCGCCCGCGGGGCTGTCCGTGCTCGTCACGGGCGCCGCGGGCTTCGTGGGCGCGCACTGCTCGCTGGCGCTCCGCAAGCGCGGCGACGGCGTCGTCGGCATCGACAGCTTCAACTCCTACTACGACCCCTCGCTCAAGAAGGCGCGGCGCGCGCTGCTGGGCAGCCACGGCGTGTTCGTCGTGGAGGGCGACATCAACGACGGCCGCCTCCTGGCCAAGCTCTTCGACGTCGT
It encodes:
- the LOC103637965 gene encoding RING-H2 finger protein ATL46, encoding MDAPPAPPPPPGSPAIERKLSPGVLLLIAILAMVFFIFGLLNLLAQNLLRLRRARRRRRVGDAAAPDGSSPTAFQGQLQQLFHLHDAGVDQAFIDALPVFPYRAVAVGRRAAKDADEPFDCAVCLCEFADDDKLRLLPTCGHAFHVPCIDAWLLSHSTCPLCRASILAPQADYYYSSPSPPPSLLVPHSYGLAETPADEDPGAGDGDESPKHAEEVVEVKLGKLRCFDGNASARDLAAGDGTGSGNSSGRGSLGQRRCLSMGSYEYVMDDHAALRVTVKATTPKRRPASPRPSRRRHALSACDLGCPRKAGAWETAVTEAAASLSKDSFSTSKIWMASAAGREEDGRRPGQRRAASFRWPAIASSACKWHRRDEEPFDVEAGSPGGDNAVSSLTEEMPPSVARAAMVWVAGGGHGSHS